A genomic window from Alkalihalobacillus sp. AL-G includes:
- a CDS encoding GntR family transcriptional regulator, with translation MKALNLTNMNKQQYAYKLLRARILDGSYGPGYRIVIDQIAREISTSAIPIREALRQLESDGLIQFKPYSGAIVTPINENEYLETLSVLAVIEGYATSLSSQYFPAERIPELMVINELMKSAIDDLNFESFGQHNRQFHALTYEYCDNKYLVENIRNTWKRLDSIRRAGSAFMPYRAKESVLEHDQIIRLIEHRADASEVEAYVRDHKLNTVKSFYHQRH, from the coding sequence ATGAAAGCGCTTAACTTAACTAATATGAACAAGCAGCAATATGCGTATAAGTTGCTGCGTGCTCGAATTTTAGACGGCTCTTATGGACCAGGCTATCGGATTGTGATCGACCAAATTGCACGTGAAATTTCGACGAGTGCTATTCCTATCAGGGAAGCCCTTCGTCAACTGGAATCGGATGGATTAATTCAGTTCAAGCCATACAGCGGTGCAATTGTAACCCCGATTAATGAAAATGAATATTTAGAAACACTATCTGTACTCGCAGTGATCGAGGGTTATGCTACATCACTCAGTTCTCAATACTTTCCTGCTGAACGCATTCCAGAATTAATGGTAATCAATGAGTTGATGAAGTCTGCGATTGATGATTTGAACTTTGAATCGTTTGGTCAGCATAACCGCCAGTTCCATGCTTTGACGTATGAATACTGTGACAACAAATATTTGGTGGAGAACATTCGAAATACGTGGAAAAGACTGGATTCGATAAGACGAGCAGGCTCCGCATTCATGCCGTATCGTGCAAAAGAATCTGTACTCGAGCATGATCAAATTATACGCCTAATTGAACATAGAGCCGACGCATCTGAAGTTGAAGCCTATGTTCGGGACCACAAACTGAATACGGTCAAATCGTTTTACCATCAAAGACATTGA
- a CDS encoding IDEAL domain-containing protein has translation MNKHTSYQAKMKELAQQKQKRAEHFFLSLAAQLVLDESLFVTQKKKLLEKIDDALDQNDYDAFIRRSSEFSKYRNS, from the coding sequence ATGAATAAGCATACCTCGTATCAAGCCAAAATGAAGGAGCTGGCTCAACAGAAACAAAAGAGGGCCGAACATTTTTTTCTGTCACTTGCCGCTCAGCTTGTACTTGATGAATCCCTTTTCGTAACTCAGAAGAAAAAACTACTAGAAAAAATTGACGATGCCCTCGACCAAAATGATTATGATGCTTTCATTAGACGATCTTCGGAATTTTCGAAGTATAGAAATAGCTGA
- the hpaI gene encoding 2,4-dihydroxyhept-2-ene-1,7-dioic acid aldolase yields the protein MSNLDELKQRLRGSIAPIITPFKEDDSLDLTTLEELIDWHIDSGTHGISVCGTTGEPSSLTIEERVQVMETAAKAVNGRVPFVPGTGSTNHEETLYLTKKAKEIGADAAMVIVPYYNKPSQHALYKHFKAVADTVNIPTIIYNIPGRTAVNMDVKTIARLNEDCENIIGIKESNKDFEHVNRVLLNCGRDFLLYSGIELLCYPMLAIGGAGYISATANVMPGRVADVYNYWANGDIGKAQELHYDLMPLNDVLFKDTNPAPLKAALGMMGRLNPKLRLPMDLPSEDLQNEIRSVLDHYGLITKNVGSNA from the coding sequence ATGTCTAATCTAGATGAGTTGAAACAGAGATTAAGAGGGTCGATTGCTCCAATAATCACCCCGTTCAAGGAGGATGACTCACTCGATCTCACCACATTGGAAGAACTGATCGATTGGCACATTGATAGTGGGACTCATGGAATATCCGTATGTGGAACAACCGGGGAACCTTCCTCACTCACAATTGAAGAACGTGTTCAAGTTATGGAAACAGCTGCAAAAGCTGTTAATGGACGAGTTCCATTTGTACCCGGAACAGGATCAACCAATCATGAAGAAACACTTTACCTCACGAAAAAGGCAAAAGAAATCGGTGCGGATGCAGCGATGGTTATCGTACCGTACTACAACAAGCCTTCACAACATGCGCTTTACAAACACTTCAAAGCAGTAGCAGACACCGTAAATATTCCGACCATCATTTACAACATCCCAGGACGAACAGCCGTGAATATGGACGTAAAAACAATCGCACGTCTTAATGAAGATTGCGAGAATATTATCGGCATTAAAGAATCGAATAAAGACTTTGAGCACGTCAACCGTGTGTTGTTGAATTGTGGACGGGACTTTCTCCTTTATTCCGGTATCGAACTGCTCTGCTATCCGATGCTTGCCATTGGTGGAGCGGGCTATATCAGCGCTACAGCCAATGTCATGCCTGGAAGAGTAGCTGATGTTTACAACTATTGGGCGAATGGTGACATTGGAAAGGCCCAAGAATTGCATTATGATTTGATGCCGCTGAACGATGTGTTATTTAAAGACACAAATCCAGCTCCGTTAAAAGCCGCACTCGGGATGATGGGAAGACTTAATCCGAAGTTGCGTTTACCGATGGATCTTCCGAGTGAAGACCTACAAAATGAGATACGTTCTGTTCTCGATCACTATGGACTAATTACTAAAAATGTAGGGAGTAATGCTTGA
- a CDS encoding zf-HC2 domain-containing protein, translated as MQCSCDLVQDLYPLYVAGDLSSTVQKEVDEHLKECSSCNSIYNRGEGFDEERHLNELEVDVPKSLDDRVQMRMKLRRLKFIVLVLCSVLFLIIVNHYLDQRKEEVFTAFHDVYGGAEYLQDVIGSTPEASGEELNFLKDMYSNRMFKGIHQLTDSLNWFEDQKLKGSSLYIKQQSFYTTLDNLNLRKKDGRWDDVDQKTYDLLVQYAAEYMLEVTEDYKKFNHGYSSYFETVDVKNLSKPVESINRLSYTYNRFHELPDQVQQLSEDDLTNRIADVFQVDPEEVSLEKDYDYRYQFRIENESISGEVDAFSGYPIRLSSYDSPDAKGELLEVDQVQSKVEPFLDKIYGENKAFSIEYLGINVNYSSNIDVKYYSFRVMPLFESLPVYAFSDRSLIVNFDARSGELRMMHSIEDVPLPLDFSVDVNEQISPKQGLKVLQDKVEIEDKELAKKRMYDYEDTYVIYSSTSGGFVPVHAYGLSDHDHTWRYINIENGKEELLYNKY; from the coding sequence ATGCAATGTTCGTGTGATCTCGTTCAAGATTTATATCCACTATATGTGGCAGGGGACCTCAGTTCAACTGTTCAAAAAGAAGTTGATGAACATTTGAAGGAATGCAGCTCATGCAACTCAATCTATAATCGAGGCGAAGGATTTGATGAAGAGCGGCATCTTAATGAACTAGAAGTCGATGTTCCAAAATCACTAGATGACCGGGTACAGATGCGAATGAAACTAAGACGATTGAAGTTTATCGTTTTAGTGCTTTGTAGTGTTCTATTTTTGATCATTGTCAATCATTATCTGGACCAACGTAAAGAAGAGGTGTTTACTGCTTTCCATGATGTTTACGGTGGGGCAGAATATCTTCAGGATGTCATAGGTAGTACACCTGAAGCTTCAGGTGAAGAGCTGAACTTTTTAAAAGATATGTATTCAAATCGGATGTTTAAAGGGATACATCAATTAACCGATTCTTTAAATTGGTTTGAAGATCAAAAACTCAAGGGTTCCAGCTTATATATAAAACAACAATCCTTTTATACCACACTAGACAACCTCAACCTAAGGAAGAAGGATGGGAGATGGGATGATGTTGATCAAAAGACCTATGACCTACTAGTACAATATGCTGCTGAATATATGCTGGAAGTTACGGAGGATTATAAGAAGTTTAATCATGGCTACAGTTCATATTTTGAAACGGTAGATGTGAAGAACCTAAGTAAACCGGTTGAGTCAATCAACAGACTCAGTTATACGTACAATCGTTTTCACGAGTTGCCTGATCAAGTACAACAATTAAGTGAGGATGATCTGACAAATAGGATCGCGGATGTTTTTCAAGTTGACCCTGAAGAAGTATCCTTAGAGAAGGATTACGATTATAGATATCAATTCAGGATAGAAAATGAAAGTATCAGTGGAGAGGTGGATGCATTTTCAGGTTATCCGATACGATTGTCTTCATACGATTCTCCTGATGCAAAAGGGGAACTTTTAGAAGTCGATCAAGTACAAAGCAAAGTAGAGCCATTCCTTGATAAAATCTACGGTGAAAATAAAGCCTTTTCTATCGAATATCTTGGAATCAACGTCAATTATTCAAGCAATATTGATGTTAAGTATTATTCGTTCCGGGTTATGCCATTGTTTGAATCGTTACCCGTTTATGCATTTTCTGATCGTTCATTGATCGTTAATTTCGATGCACGGTCAGGGGAGTTAAGGATGATGCATAGTATTGAGGATGTACCATTACCATTGGATTTTAGTGTGGATGTCAACGAACAGATTTCACCTAAGCAAGGGTTAAAGGTACTCCAGGATAAAGTGGAAATTGAAGACAAAGAGCTTGCGAAAAAACGAATGTATGACTATGAAGATACGTATGTCATCTATTCTTCGACCTCAGGTGGCTTCGTTCCGGTTCATGCTTACGGTTTATCTGATCATGATCATACATGGCGCTACATCAATATTGAAAATGGTAAAGAAGAGCTGCTTTATAATAAATATTAA
- a CDS encoding glycoside hydrolase family 15 protein, whose product MNSDKLYRVLEQMHLPNGTYRASLSSHYSYVWIRDVCYIVLPFLDKQDSRYEKAYHALLDMLRNYEWKIDIHRFQKPVYRYEYIHARYSLELKELPVEWGHAQHDAIGLFLWGIGKGIARGKRMLRDEKDREILQKLVEYLDCVRYWEDEDNGMWEEYSELHASSVGACVAGLKAVKMIVDVPSGLIKKGEEALRFLLPRESSTKETDLALLSLIYPFQLVSRKTAREILNRVTSRLERKYGCIRYEGDRYFNEGREAEWCFGFPWLGLCYAQLGEHQQFETYVKKTASIIPENGEVPELYIGGTDQPNENTPLAWAVSMCILFLEVAESNHCMSNTDLLSTSES is encoded by the coding sequence ATGAATTCAGATAAACTTTATCGTGTATTAGAGCAAATGCATTTGCCAAATGGAACATATAGAGCAAGCTTATCGTCCCACTATTCATACGTATGGATAAGGGACGTCTGCTACATCGTTCTTCCATTTCTGGATAAACAGGATAGTCGCTATGAAAAAGCTTATCATGCGTTACTTGATATGCTTCGGAACTATGAATGGAAAATTGATATACACCGGTTTCAAAAACCTGTATATCGATATGAGTATATTCATGCCCGCTATTCCCTTGAGTTGAAGGAGTTGCCAGTGGAATGGGGCCATGCTCAGCACGATGCGATAGGACTTTTTTTATGGGGGATTGGAAAAGGAATCGCCAGAGGAAAACGAATGCTGCGTGATGAAAAAGATCGGGAAATTCTTCAAAAGCTTGTTGAGTATTTAGATTGTGTTCGTTACTGGGAAGATGAAGACAATGGTATGTGGGAAGAGTATTCAGAGTTGCATGCTTCTAGTGTCGGAGCGTGTGTTGCTGGATTGAAAGCAGTGAAAATGATTGTGGATGTTCCTTCTGGTCTAATTAAAAAGGGGGAAGAGGCGTTACGTTTTTTGTTACCACGGGAAAGCTCGACAAAAGAAACGGATCTCGCCTTACTTTCGCTGATTTATCCGTTCCAACTCGTTTCAAGGAAAACTGCACGAGAAATTTTGAATCGGGTAACGAGCCGACTGGAAAGAAAATATGGCTGTATCCGTTACGAAGGGGATCGATATTTTAACGAAGGACGCGAAGCCGAATGGTGCTTTGGCTTTCCTTGGCTTGGTTTATGCTATGCGCAGTTGGGTGAACACCAACAATTTGAAACGTACGTAAAAAAGACCGCTTCAATCATACCTGAGAATGGGGAGGTCCCAGAGCTTTATATCGGTGGAACAGATCAACCGAATGAAAACACTCCTCTTGCATGGGCAGTTTCTATGTGCATTTTATTTCTTGAAGTTGCTGAGTCAAACCATTGTATGAGCAATACTGATTTGCTTTCAACAAGTGAGAGTTGA
- a CDS encoding response regulator transcription factor has product MIKVLLVDDHAVLRDGLKNIIAIEEEIAVAGELTCGKDILEMIEATQPDVILMDINLPEKSGIELTEQVKTHYPNCKVLVLTMYKHEEYFLAALKAGADGYLLKDAPSDEVIDAIHTVARGESILHPSMAKKLIDFHHKKKQSHLKTSELTEREKDVLLCLVEGLSNKEIAERLFISDKTVKIHVSNILKKLSVKSRSQAIIYAVQNQIVALP; this is encoded by the coding sequence ATGATTAAAGTATTGCTAGTCGATGATCATGCTGTTCTACGGGATGGATTGAAAAATATAATTGCAATCGAGGAAGAAATTGCTGTTGCAGGTGAACTTACGTGCGGGAAAGATATTCTTGAAATGATTGAAGCAACCCAACCTGATGTTATTTTAATGGACATTAATTTACCAGAAAAAAGTGGAATTGAGTTGACAGAACAGGTAAAGACTCACTATCCAAACTGCAAAGTGCTTGTGCTTACGATGTATAAGCATGAAGAGTATTTTCTTGCAGCATTAAAAGCTGGAGCAGATGGTTATTTATTAAAAGATGCCCCGTCCGATGAAGTGATTGATGCAATTCACACAGTAGCTCGCGGTGAATCGATTCTGCACCCGAGCATGGCAAAAAAACTGATTGATTTTCATCATAAGAAAAAGCAGTCTCACTTGAAAACGAGCGAACTCACTGAACGGGAAAAAGATGTATTGTTGTGCCTTGTTGAGGGGCTTAGCAATAAAGAAATTGCAGAAAGGCTTTTTATTAGTGATAAAACAGTGAAAATTCATGTGAGTAATATTTTGAAAAAATTAAGTGTAAAAAGCCGCTCTCAGGCGATTATCTATGCGGTGCAAAATCAGATTGTAGCTTTGCCATAA
- a CDS encoding cytochrome C oxidase subunit II, producing MKRKGIYASILFSTMLVLGACGGGETDEGAENDDTGMEEGTNEGTEEGATEGGGETTSSLEITATNWKFNQDSYKVTSGEAVTINFESKEGVHGLGIKGKNDFNIKKSGSKELTLEPGEYQVYCTIPCGEGHADMVSTLIVE from the coding sequence ATGAAAAGAAAAGGGATTTATGCTTCGATCCTTTTTTCCACGATGCTTGTGTTAGGCGCTTGTGGTGGGGGCGAAACGGATGAAGGTGCTGAAAACGATGACACTGGAATGGAAGAAGGAACAAACGAAGGCACTGAAGAAGGAGCTACCGAAGGCGGAGGCGAAACGACGTCATCGCTTGAAATTACTGCAACAAACTGGAAGTTCAATCAAGATTCTTATAAAGTGACGTCCGGTGAGGCTGTTACGATTAACTTCGAAAGTAAAGAAGGGGTCCACGGTTTAGGGATCAAGGGCAAGAACGATTTTAATATTAAGAAAAGCGGGAGTAAAGAGCTAACCCTGGAACCTGGAGAATATCAGGTTTACTGTACGATTCCATGTGGAGAAGGCCACGCGGACATGGTATCAACATTAATTGTTGAATAA
- the iadA gene encoding beta-aspartyl-peptidase, translating into MIKLIRNGTVFSPEKLGKKDILITDKRIAYVGESLEVPERFVDVEVIDADGKYVVPGFIDSHVHIMGGGGEGGFKTRTPELMLSEITCGGITTVIGVIGTDGTTRTMSALVAKANALEEEGITCFVHTGSYQVPVKTLTGSIEQDILLIDRIIGVGEIAISDHRSSQPTIEELTRLSSDARVGGLLSGKAGIVNFHIGDSPTRLTMLEEIVNTTDIPITQFHPTHINRNRELFEDAIHFAKKGGYVDFTTSTIQKFLDHGEVKCSRGLKEMLESGVPIEQITFTSDGHGSLPEFNENGEFIGLGIGQVTSLYEEVRSAVLHEGVQLEQALQVVTSTPAKILKLDRKGRIKPGNDADLVILDADRLEIDSVIAKGKVMVQDKHPLIKGTFEK; encoded by the coding sequence GTGATTAAGCTAATTCGAAATGGAACGGTATTCTCACCTGAGAAATTAGGCAAAAAGGACATTCTTATTACTGATAAGCGGATTGCCTATGTTGGTGAATCACTTGAGGTGCCAGAAAGATTTGTTGATGTTGAAGTAATTGATGCTGACGGAAAATATGTTGTACCAGGTTTCATCGATTCTCATGTTCATATTATGGGTGGTGGGGGAGAAGGCGGCTTTAAGACACGAACGCCTGAGCTTATGCTGTCAGAAATCACCTGTGGTGGTATTACGACTGTAATCGGAGTCATCGGTACAGATGGAACGACTCGAACGATGAGTGCACTCGTTGCAAAAGCAAACGCACTAGAAGAGGAAGGGATTACTTGCTTTGTACACACTGGGTCGTACCAAGTACCTGTGAAAACGTTGACCGGTTCAATTGAACAAGATATATTATTGATCGACCGTATCATTGGAGTTGGAGAGATTGCGATTTCTGACCACCGTTCTTCCCAGCCTACGATTGAAGAGCTCACACGCTTGTCGTCAGATGCACGTGTAGGTGGACTATTATCTGGAAAAGCTGGGATTGTGAATTTTCACATTGGGGACAGTCCAACAAGACTTACCATGCTTGAGGAAATAGTGAATACAACGGACATTCCAATTACACAATTCCATCCAACTCATATCAACCGTAATCGTGAATTGTTTGAAGATGCAATTCACTTTGCGAAAAAAGGCGGTTATGTCGATTTTACGACAAGTACCATTCAAAAGTTTCTTGACCATGGAGAGGTCAAATGTAGTAGAGGATTGAAGGAAATGCTTGAAAGTGGTGTTCCGATCGAACAAATCACCTTTACTTCAGATGGACATGGAAGCTTACCTGAATTTAATGAAAACGGTGAATTTATCGGATTAGGAATTGGACAGGTTACATCTCTTTATGAGGAAGTTCGTTCAGCAGTCTTACATGAAGGTGTCCAATTAGAACAAGCGCTACAAGTTGTTACATCTACACCTGCAAAAATTTTGAAGCTAGACCGTAAAGGGAGAATTAAGCCTGGAAATGATGCGGATCTTGTGATCTTAGACGCCGATCGATTAGAGATTGATTCAGTTATTGCAAAAGGAAAAGTGATGGTCCAGGACAAACATCCTCTTATTAAAGGGACCTTTGAAAAATAA
- a CDS encoding fumarylacetoacetate hydrolase family protein: protein MKTARFIVEGREQSGTMADGQIVTSSGKVYHVDDIEVWLAPFQPNKMIGLALNYADHADELGLERPKEPVLFIKPNSSIVGHKAPVYYPDGATYMHYENELAVVIGKEGRNIKASDAMDYVKGYTIANDVTVRDFVNNMYRPPVRAKGHDTFGPMGPFFVDKEDIPDVNNLELRSYVNGELRQQGNTKDLIYNIEDLIEFISSFMTLEPNDVIWTGTPKGISHVHPGDHVRLEIDHLGSLENQILDGRTEQVAAGGADNDKANN from the coding sequence ATGAAAACTGCACGATTTATCGTAGAAGGAAGAGAGCAATCCGGGACTATGGCCGATGGTCAAATTGTCACATCCTCTGGGAAGGTGTATCACGTAGATGATATCGAGGTTTGGCTTGCGCCTTTTCAGCCGAATAAAATGATCGGTTTAGCATTGAATTATGCGGACCATGCTGATGAGCTCGGACTTGAACGACCAAAAGAACCAGTACTTTTTATTAAGCCTAACTCTTCAATTGTCGGTCATAAAGCTCCAGTTTATTATCCAGACGGGGCTACATACATGCATTACGAAAATGAGCTTGCCGTTGTAATCGGGAAAGAGGGTCGGAACATTAAAGCGTCTGACGCAATGGATTACGTAAAAGGGTATACGATCGCAAACGATGTGACAGTCCGGGATTTCGTCAACAACATGTACCGCCCGCCTGTACGAGCAAAAGGACATGATACGTTCGGACCGATGGGGCCTTTCTTTGTCGATAAAGAAGATATTCCAGATGTGAATAACTTGGAACTTCGCTCGTACGTTAACGGGGAACTTCGTCAGCAAGGAAATACAAAGGATCTGATCTACAACATTGAGGATTTAATCGAGTTTATTAGCTCGTTTATGACATTGGAACCGAACGATGTAATCTGGACGGGGACACCGAAGGGTATTTCCCACGTTCACCCAGGTGATCATGTCCGACTAGAAATCGATCATTTGGGATCCCTTGAAAACCAGATCCTTGACGGAAGAACAGAACAGGTAGCGGCAGGGGGTGCCGACAATGACAAAGCCAACAATTAA
- a CDS encoding histidine kinase has product MNISSRVRQEQLSKRILTIVSVFGWLLISYSIFQFKPITGDLWTPVVLILFLFVTELYPIPVWRGMTSLSFPLVYTLVVMYGVWTGILIYAMVSFIINLIANRPKRVVWFNPAQLSISLCFAHFTTLWLLERLAGTMSGDLIYNILHALFFTLFFYFINNLLIDLILWLRPHPYQLKDWKQKILQESIIAFVSSIYITSMFLLGSQNRGVVDVFSYLFFFAPLVAVSIISAIISRLQIEKNRLNALFSITKELNRKLPSSNWAEMLEQRFQEYIPTDAFLLMTKEEKGWTVSIRVGGINPNPEQLFEREWFENIAETSRYRHREQIPDEVERLFHESIRSVVVTPLRIEEEMLGIILVGKTNNQGYQISDLQFVSTLANQIAVILKTRLLFSERERRILLEERNRIAREIHDGIAQSLAGAVMKLETSKRILEKDAGHSEQLVEESIQKLRGSLGEVRESIYALRPYPTDKVGIKNAIQSRMKEFTNDYHIPATLQVRGSTRTLPSHIEKILYEILSEGLQNAGKHSEATKMSIVLKYGKKAVILRIKDNGQGFKLYHALMKAKKDAHYGILNMNELAEQVEASLKINSLPQRGTEILLIVPTADEYKGEK; this is encoded by the coding sequence ATGAACATTTCATCCCGTGTCCGACAAGAACAACTCTCTAAACGAATACTAACTATAGTTTCAGTGTTCGGGTGGTTGTTGATTTCATATAGCATATTTCAATTTAAACCGATCACAGGTGATCTGTGGACACCGGTTGTACTCATTCTTTTTTTGTTTGTAACAGAACTTTATCCAATACCGGTTTGGAGAGGGATGACCTCATTAAGCTTTCCGCTTGTATATACCCTGGTAGTCATGTATGGGGTTTGGACAGGAATACTCATTTATGCAATGGTCAGTTTCATAATAAACCTGATAGCAAACCGTCCGAAACGCGTTGTTTGGTTTAATCCCGCCCAGTTATCGATTTCTTTGTGTTTCGCGCATTTCACTACTCTCTGGCTTCTTGAACGACTTGCAGGCACTATGTCAGGGGATCTAATCTATAACATTTTGCACGCATTGTTTTTCACTTTATTTTTTTACTTTATAAATAATCTTCTCATTGATTTGATATTATGGCTTCGACCGCACCCTTATCAATTGAAAGACTGGAAGCAAAAGATCCTGCAGGAAAGCATCATTGCTTTTGTTTCTTCTATATACATTACTTCCATGTTCTTGCTTGGGAGCCAAAATCGGGGAGTAGTCGACGTCTTTTCATATCTATTCTTTTTCGCCCCTTTAGTAGCTGTGTCGATTATTAGTGCAATCATCAGCCGGTTACAAATCGAGAAAAATCGTTTAAACGCATTATTCTCAATTACGAAAGAATTAAATCGAAAGCTTCCCTCATCAAATTGGGCCGAAATGTTAGAGCAAAGATTTCAGGAGTATATTCCAACGGATGCTTTTTTACTAATGACCAAGGAAGAAAAGGGATGGACCGTTTCGATTCGCGTTGGTGGGATTAACCCAAATCCAGAACAGTTATTTGAACGTGAATGGTTTGAGAACATTGCCGAAACGAGTCGGTATCGCCACCGCGAGCAAATACCTGATGAGGTGGAGCGTCTTTTTCACGAGTCGATCCGTTCAGTCGTCGTAACTCCATTACGAATCGAAGAAGAAATGCTAGGGATTATTTTAGTAGGTAAAACGAACAATCAAGGTTATCAGATAAGTGATTTACAGTTTGTTTCAACACTCGCCAACCAGATTGCAGTCATTTTAAAAACAAGGCTGTTGTTTTCAGAACGGGAGCGAAGAATCCTATTAGAAGAACGAAACCGTATTGCTAGGGAAATTCACGACGGAATCGCACAATCACTTGCAGGAGCAGTAATGAAGCTTGAAACCTCTAAACGAATTTTGGAAAAAGATGCAGGGCATTCCGAGCAGTTAGTCGAAGAAAGTATACAGAAACTTAGGGGGAGTCTAGGAGAAGTCAGGGAATCAATTTATGCTTTAAGACCGTATCCGACTGACAAGGTAGGAATCAAAAATGCAATTCAGTCCAGAATGAAGGAATTTACTAATGATTATCATATTCCAGCCACTCTGCAAGTAAGAGGTTCAACAAGAACGCTGCCATCCCATATAGAAAAAATTCTCTATGAAATACTTTCTGAAGGCCTGCAAAACGCAGGTAAGCATTCAGAGGCTACAAAGATGAGTATCGTATTAAAATACGGAAAAAAGGCAGTGATTTTAAGAATAAAAGATAATGGTCAAGGTTTCAAACTTTATCATGCACTCATGAAAGCGAAAAAGGATGCCCATTATGGTATTCTCAACATGAATGAATTGGCCGAGCAGGTGGAAGCTTCATTAAAAATAAATAGCCTTCCGCAACGTGGGACAGAAATCTTACTCATTGTCCCTACAGCGGACGAATATAAAGGGGAGAAGTAG
- a CDS encoding late competence development ComFB family protein produces the protein MNVMNVMELLAMDCMERNWNNLPLKCKCEICMQDVYAITLNKLKPRYVSKEKGYAYVKAQHLDEQSKVNILNEMIKASNLVNHSPSHLEKPSTK, from the coding sequence ATGAATGTCATGAATGTGATGGAGTTGTTGGCTATGGATTGTATGGAACGTAATTGGAACAACTTGCCACTAAAATGCAAGTGTGAAATCTGTATGCAGGATGTCTATGCAATTACTTTAAATAAGCTAAAGCCTCGATATGTTTCCAAGGAAAAAGGATATGCATACGTAAAGGCCCAACATCTAGATGAACAATCTAAAGTCAATATTCTAAATGAAATGATCAAAGCATCCAACCTCGTGAATCACTCGCCCTCACATTTGGAGAAACCATCAACCAAATAA
- a CDS encoding transporter encodes MSNRQQFNPLSFLGNIIGGGGQQQGPPSGPPFPSGGGPPSGPPPQFTPQQSATTQQFGGPGGGAQQFGPGVGTYAVDPGAIRPCIGRYVYIWLRGGFAFWAWLTFVGRQSVAGYRWTGYRWVYFGIDRRRIVSFVCY; translated from the coding sequence ATGAGCAATCGACAGCAGTTTAATCCATTGTCCTTTTTAGGGAATATTATCGGTGGAGGAGGTCAACAACAGGGTCCGCCATCCGGACCTCCTTTTCCTAGTGGCGGAGGTCCGCCTTCAGGTCCGCCGCCACAATTTACACCACAGCAATCGGCTACTACACAGCAATTTGGTGGTCCAGGTGGTGGAGCACAGCAGTTTGGACCGGGAGTTGGGACATATGCAGTAGATCCTGGAGCGATCCGTCCTTGTATCGGGCGTTATGTTTACATTTGGCTCAGAGGTGGCTTTGCTTTTTGGGCCTGGTTGACCTTTGTAGGTAGACAATCCGTAGCTGGCTATCGCTGGACTGGATATCGTTGGGTCTATTTTGGAATAGATCGTAGACGAATCGTCTCGTTTGTTTGTTATTAA
- a CDS encoding RNA polymerase sigma factor encodes MPDPFSDLYETYKKPIYSYLLRNTGNPYIAEELTHDTFVKAFKSLKRFRGESSLKTWLFTIARNTYISYQKKKSTQLEISNDLIDEQWVDKNDRLGAVERQESISSILSLLSERERSYLLLRDQQGMTYREIAQITGDTEGAVKVGIYRARKRFREKYEREFGGV; translated from the coding sequence ATGCCGGATCCGTTCAGTGATTTGTATGAAACCTATAAAAAGCCGATTTACTCCTATTTATTGAGAAACACAGGAAACCCCTACATAGCAGAAGAGCTAACCCATGATACATTCGTAAAAGCCTTTAAATCACTTAAAAGGTTCCGTGGTGAAAGCTCATTGAAGACCTGGTTATTTACGATAGCTAGAAATACATATATAAGTTATCAAAAGAAAAAATCCACACAATTAGAAATCAGTAACGATCTCATTGATGAACAATGGGTAGATAAAAACGACAGGTTAGGAGCAGTAGAAAGGCAGGAAAGCATTTCTTCCATCCTTTCTTTGCTTTCTGAAAGAGAAAGGTCATATTTACTTTTAAGGGACCAACAAGGAATGACTTATCGTGAAATTGCTCAGATAACAGGGGATACAGAAGGGGCTGTCAAGGTAGGGATTTATCGTGCTCGGAAAAGATTTAGAGAGAAATATGAGAGGGAGTTTGGAGGTGTTTGA